The segment ttataaagATATATTACAAAAGGATAAAAACCAAAGTATGATATTTggataaaaacaaaacttttgcCCCATAGAAAAATCTAGccctttttattgtattttttttcttttaaaacaattttatttatttttgtacccAACAAAAATAAGATCTATACAATAGAGAATCTTcagttaaatattattatttttttttcaatctcaGAATAGATGGAATTTTTGAAGGATTACCACGTGAgaacttcatttttttaaaataatatttcaaagGTTTTCATCCCTCGTTTCTCAACTTTACTGAAGCGCGAGTGCAATCTAGTTGAAGAATGATAGTAAAATACTCTTTCATATGACACGTTTAAAGTCCTGAAgtacaaaaaaatctaaatagaTCATTGTAAACCCAAATAGTTCACTTCTTGAGCTGAAACTGCAACACAACGCAGGTGACGTTTTCTAGAAAACACATTCTGTATAATCAGTACAAGTCTTCGAAAGGCTTGGTGTAATTGAACATTTGGTAATCCATGTAATAAAAGTCATAGGTACGCTGTCTTTCCAATGGGGACAGCTCTGCAAAATATTGCTGTGTGATTCTATTGGTGGTCCTTTCTTCGTTGGAATGTCTGTCCTTAAATCGAGGAAATGTCAAGTTTTGGGGAGCCCCTATGAGGTGCAGGAGAAAATTAGCATCTTCCTCCATGCTCTCGAATTTCCCTATGAAGTCGTAGTCTATCAAGCAAGGACTGCAAAGTCTGCTTACATGATCCCAATGGATGTCCATACCCACCGGCCTGTGAACGTCAAGCAAGTACTGGATAAACTCTTTAAATTGTACTCCAGAGCCCGTCCTCAGCGCTTCTCTCGTAGCGTTCCGTCGGTATTTAGAAATTATAGCTTTGCCAAAGACCGGATGGTAATAATTATTTGCATGTTCAAACTTGTCCCGGAAAGCAGAGACGAGCCTCTCAAAAGGTTCTCGTACGAAGATCATTTTCTTGTACGTGTTGAGACGGTTAAAGATTCCTTTCCGGTCAAAACTGTCCAACCTCTTCAAGTAGTTCCCGTAGTGGACAGTGTTATGCTGAATGTCCTTCGTGGAGGAAGCCAACCCGTTGAGAACCATTAGAACCCGCTTCCAGTTGGAGCAGCCGGCTTTCGGAACCTCACAGTACAGTAACTTGTGCTTGTCCTCCACGAAGATCCGCGAGACGTGGTAAGGCGTTATAATCCTCCTGCTGCTGCTTTTATACTTCAAGCAGACGTCTTGCATGAGCTTCTTGCGCTGCCTTTGGACCTCGTACAGCTTTTTCCAGTTGCCGTTTCTGTCGTCGTAGTCCGGCGGTACGAGATCCACAGCGGAACTGTTCATGGGCATCAGAATTGGAGTCTCTTTCAGTAGATAATGCTTCCGTTTTTTCAACAGTTTTCTCTCTGAATATATCTTACTGTCTCGCCTTAGAAATAACGTCTTTTTTTGCCTCTGGTCTGTGTTGTGTAAACTAGCTTGATACTGATAAGGAGGAAAGGAGGCCATGTCTTGGTTTATGTTTAGAAGCTGTTTGGCAGCCGCGTCTATTGAAATCCCGTATTGATTGTTGGATGTGCAGTCCTGTGAAGAGAATAGAGAATTATTCAGGGTTCTGCAACAGAAAGCTTACAATGCACATCCCTCATCTTGTCTGACAAATCTAAACACTGTTCCGACAAAT is part of the Mixophyes fleayi isolate aMixFle1 chromosome 10, aMixFle1.hap1, whole genome shotgun sequence genome and harbors:
- the CHST8 gene encoding carbohydrate sulfotransferase 8 isoform X2, encoding MTNRIQPGVKFEFALHQPKKDCTSNNQYGISIDAAAKQLLNINQDMASFPPYQYQASLHNTDQRQKKTLFLRRDSKIYSERKLLKKRKHYLLKETPILMPMNSSAVDLVPPDYDDRNGNWKKLYEVQRQRKKLMQDVCLKYKSSSRRIITPYHVSRIFVEDKHKLLYCEVPKAGCSNWKRVLMVLNGLASSTKDIQHNTVHYGNYLKRLDSFDRKGIFNRLNTYKKMIFVREPFERLVSAFRDKFEHANNYYHPVFGKAIISKYRRNATREALRTGSGVQFKEFIQYLLDVHRPVGMDIHWDHVSRLCSPCLIDYDFIGKFESMEEDANFLLHLIGAPQNLTFPRFKDRHSNEERTTNRITQQYFAELSPLERQRTYDFYYMDYQMFNYTKPFEDLY
- the CHST8 gene encoding carbohydrate sulfotransferase 8 isoform X1, which produces MRADRPWRWLAWYIFLVRCGIDLRGIIMRLTCMFSFILLFGVAGLVVFIHLQDPVEMVNQQGLSAGVKFEFALHQPKKDCTSNNQYGISIDAAAKQLLNINQDMASFPPYQYQASLHNTDQRQKKTLFLRRDSKIYSERKLLKKRKHYLLKETPILMPMNSSAVDLVPPDYDDRNGNWKKLYEVQRQRKKLMQDVCLKYKSSSRRIITPYHVSRIFVEDKHKLLYCEVPKAGCSNWKRVLMVLNGLASSTKDIQHNTVHYGNYLKRLDSFDRKGIFNRLNTYKKMIFVREPFERLVSAFRDKFEHANNYYHPVFGKAIISKYRRNATREALRTGSGVQFKEFIQYLLDVHRPVGMDIHWDHVSRLCSPCLIDYDFIGKFESMEEDANFLLHLIGAPQNLTFPRFKDRHSNEERTTNRITQQYFAELSPLERQRTYDFYYMDYQMFNYTKPFEDLY